One Ovis aries strain OAR_USU_Benz2616 breed Rambouillet chromosome 4, ARS-UI_Ramb_v3.0, whole genome shotgun sequence DNA window includes the following coding sequences:
- the ASB10 gene encoding ankyrin repeat and SOCS box protein 10 isoform X2, whose protein sequence is MDGLFMVWPLCAPCLSHPPNPPGPEPGFSPAPTCPDRQQHHPGSFSRPESGHAREQELPSPAGTPSGVPPLGPSRPGLGGLVPRGPGAPWAPAAAVPGHGAAERPVHGRPGAGAGAVPPAQHGRPAAGEPGGGASLEQPPEGLVEKPRRGSPESGPGPIVTRTASGPALAFWRAVLAGDVGSVSRILADSSNGLAPDSIFDTSDPERWRDFRFNIRALRLWSLTYEEELTTPLHVAASRGHVEILRLLLRRRARPDSAPGGRTALHEACAAGHAACVHVLLVAGADPNIPDQDGRRPLHLCGGAGSLECADLLLRFGAKVDGRSEEEEETPLHVAARLGHVELADLLLRRGACPDARDAEGWTPLLAACDARCMSPADAEATTARCLQLCRLLLSAGADADAADQDRQRPLHLACRRGHADVVELLLARGVGANAMDYGGHTALHCALQGPAAALAQSPERTVRALLNHGAVRVWPGALPKVLERWCMSPRTIEVLMNTYSVVKLPEDAVGLVPPETLQMSTAF, encoded by the exons ATGGATGGGCTATTTATGGTGTGGCCTCTGTGTGCTCCCTGCCTCTCccatccccccaaccccccagggCCTGAGCCTGGCTTTAGCCCAGCACCCACCTGCCCCGACCGCCAGCAGCATCACCCAGGGTCCTTCTCTCGCCCTGAAAGTGGCCATGCCCGGGAACAGGAGCTCCCCTCCCCAGCGGGGACACCGTCTGGGGTGCCTCCCCTCGGCCCCAGCCGGCCGGGTCTGGGGGGCCTGGTCCCACGCGGCCCGGGAGCACCCTGGGCCCCCGCCGCTGCTGTGCCCGGACATGGCGCTGCAGAACGCCCTGTACACGGGAGACCTGGCGCGGGTGCAGGAGCTGTTCCCCCCGCACAGCACGGCCGACCTGCTGCTGGAGAGCCGGGCGGCGGAGCCTCGCTGGAGCAGCCACCAGAGGG GCTGGTGGAGAAGCCCCGCAGAGGGTCCCCAGAGTCTGGCCCAGGACCCATTGTCACCCGCACGGCCTCGGGACCTGCCCTGGCCTTCTGGCGGGCAGTGCTGGCCGGGGATGTGGGCTCCGTCTCCCGCATCCTGGCCGACTCCAGCAACGGCCTGGCTCCGGATTCCATCTTTGATACCAGCGACCCAGAGCGATGGAGAGATTTCCGCTTCAACATCCGCGCTCTGA GACTCTGGTCGCTGACCTACGAAGAGGAGCTGACCACCCCCCTGCACGTGGCGGCCAGCCGGGGCCACGTGGAAATCCTGCGGCTGCTGCTGAGGCGGCGGGCGAGGCCCGACAGTGCCCCTGGGGGCCGGACTGCCCTGCACGAGGCCTGTGCCGCGGGCCATGCCGCCTGCGTCCATGTGCTGCTGGTGGCGGGAGCCGACCCCAACATCCCTGACCAGGACGGGAGGCGCCCCTTGCACCTCTGCGGGGGGGCTGGCAGCCTCGA GTGCGCCGATCTGCTCCTGAGGTTTGGGGCGAAAGTGGATGGTCGGtcggaggaggaagaggagacccCTCTGCATGTGGCCGCCCGGCTGGGCCACGTGGAGCTGGCGGACCTCCTCCTGAGACGCGGGGCCTGCCCCGATGCCCGCGATGCCGAAGGCTGGACCCCGCTGCTGGCTGCCTGTGACGCCCGCTGCATGTCCCCCGCCGACGCCGAGGCCACCACGGCCCGCTGTCTCCAGCTGTGCCGCCTGCTCCTCTCCGCCGGGGCCGACGCCGACGCCGCCGACCAGGACAGGCAACGGCCCCTGCACTTGGCCTGTCGCCGCGGCCACGCGGACGTCGTGGAGCTGCTCCTGGCCCGCGGCGTCGGCGCCAACGCCATGGACTACGGGGGACACACGGCCCTGCACTGCGCGCTGCAGGGCCCCGCCGCGGCCCTGGCCCAGAGCCCGGAGCGCACGGTGCGCGCGCTGCTCAACCACGGGGCCGTCCGCGTGTGGCCAGGAGCTCTCCCCAAG
- the ASB10 gene encoding ankyrin repeat and SOCS box protein 10 isoform X3 has product MDGLFMVWPLCAPCLSHPPNPPGPEPGFSPAPTCPDRQQHHPGSFSRPESGHAREQELPSPAGTPSGVPPLGPSRPGLGGLVPRGPGAPWAPAAAVPGHGAAERPVHGRPGAGAGAVPPAQHGRPAAGEPGGGASLEQPPEGLVEKPRRGSPESGPGPIVTRTASGPALAFWRAVLAGDVGSVSRILADSSNGLAPDSIFDTSDPERWRDFRFNIRALRLWSLTYEEELTTPLHVAASRGHVEILRLLLRRRARPDSAPGGRTALHEACAAGHAACVHVLLVAGADPNIPDQDGRRPLHLCGGAGSLECADLLLRFGAKVDGRSEEEEETPLHVAARLGHVELADLLLRRGACPDARDAEGWTPLLAACDARCMSPADAEATTARCLQLCRLLLSAGADADAADQDRQRPLHLACRRGHADVVELLLARGVGANAMDYGGHTALHCALQGPAAALAQSPERTVRALLNHGAVRVWPGALPKDRALLTAPSP; this is encoded by the exons ATGGATGGGCTATTTATGGTGTGGCCTCTGTGTGCTCCCTGCCTCTCccatccccccaaccccccagggCCTGAGCCTGGCTTTAGCCCAGCACCCACCTGCCCCGACCGCCAGCAGCATCACCCAGGGTCCTTCTCTCGCCCTGAAAGTGGCCATGCCCGGGAACAGGAGCTCCCCTCCCCAGCGGGGACACCGTCTGGGGTGCCTCCCCTCGGCCCCAGCCGGCCGGGTCTGGGGGGCCTGGTCCCACGCGGCCCGGGAGCACCCTGGGCCCCCGCCGCTGCTGTGCCCGGACATGGCGCTGCAGAACGCCCTGTACACGGGAGACCTGGCGCGGGTGCAGGAGCTGTTCCCCCCGCACAGCACGGCCGACCTGCTGCTGGAGAGCCGGGCGGCGGAGCCTCGCTGGAGCAGCCACCAGAGGG GCTGGTGGAGAAGCCCCGCAGAGGGTCCCCAGAGTCTGGCCCAGGACCCATTGTCACCCGCACGGCCTCGGGACCTGCCCTGGCCTTCTGGCGGGCAGTGCTGGCCGGGGATGTGGGCTCCGTCTCCCGCATCCTGGCCGACTCCAGCAACGGCCTGGCTCCGGATTCCATCTTTGATACCAGCGACCCAGAGCGATGGAGAGATTTCCGCTTCAACATCCGCGCTCTGA GACTCTGGTCGCTGACCTACGAAGAGGAGCTGACCACCCCCCTGCACGTGGCGGCCAGCCGGGGCCACGTGGAAATCCTGCGGCTGCTGCTGAGGCGGCGGGCGAGGCCCGACAGTGCCCCTGGGGGCCGGACTGCCCTGCACGAGGCCTGTGCCGCGGGCCATGCCGCCTGCGTCCATGTGCTGCTGGTGGCGGGAGCCGACCCCAACATCCCTGACCAGGACGGGAGGCGCCCCTTGCACCTCTGCGGGGGGGCTGGCAGCCTCGA GTGCGCCGATCTGCTCCTGAGGTTTGGGGCGAAAGTGGATGGTCGGtcggaggaggaagaggagacccCTCTGCATGTGGCCGCCCGGCTGGGCCACGTGGAGCTGGCGGACCTCCTCCTGAGACGCGGGGCCTGCCCCGATGCCCGCGATGCCGAAGGCTGGACCCCGCTGCTGGCTGCCTGTGACGCCCGCTGCATGTCCCCCGCCGACGCCGAGGCCACCACGGCCCGCTGTCTCCAGCTGTGCCGCCTGCTCCTCTCCGCCGGGGCCGACGCCGACGCCGCCGACCAGGACAGGCAACGGCCCCTGCACTTGGCCTGTCGCCGCGGCCACGCGGACGTCGTGGAGCTGCTCCTGGCCCGCGGCGTCGGCGCCAACGCCATGGACTACGGGGGACACACGGCCCTGCACTGCGCGCTGCAGGGCCCCGCCGCGGCCCTGGCCCAGAGCCCGGAGCGCACGGTGCGCGCGCTGCTCAACCACGGGGCCGTCCGCGTGTGGCCAGGAGCTCTCCCCAAG
- the IQCA1L gene encoding IQ and AAA domain-containing protein 1-like: MSEAAYQRLWDSSHLILEELLDQEPLLGEAVSERERQSFQYRLSSLYLYYLGLLRRFDTLYDQMVQPQKRRLLRRLLDSVACRVLELKDDLVRADLCETHCLDQVLQDLKLTPADLEVPIPKYFELERSSTLKEREHVLTELLSRLKPEISEGSFPILSRTEAIMLLQKAERARQGRLRAIFMREIRKEEERDRKIWEEGRFKFSQDEAAITIQKVWKGYLQRKRTQQDRRTEMEFIGMLPSASPAGPVGTRSQASLGADVRRLRQAEKEEEFQLAVVKTRDHLREVEGPDTKEKMKEQIRQWFIECHALTGRFPDYPDESLGGSSLIFADKTPEQVRMELEVQVQENKKKEQEKSKEKEKEEKEKKKKGEKTKKGEADTMLRALPSKSIPAINAGHKEYMNLWKNRFDSLFPSQSFDSETLKMEERKEVEQEIRIQVDDLMRQELKNLRLAVDREETRPAKPPKKKAGKKPGKKKKEKDLTPDRPMDSLFEELIVLGLLKKSETVPLKDYVGDCLYLGSALNLANKLPMPSLADIRQNMALYGILRLGSPDIHAMAPLIRSILLVGPSGMGKKMLVKAVCTETGANFFDLSPENLQGKYPGKTGGQMLVHVVFKVARYLQPSVIWIGNAEKTFYKRVPKEEEEMDPKRIKKDLTKALRLLSPGDRVILIGTTDRPQVAEMKGLCRTYERILLLPRPDYASRYVLWRHMIEAQGVQGTQHLDISALAKVSDGYTAGCILQAIQAVLTERRLLQLSKRPLLTSEFLGPLAKLDPVYREEEESLKDWYFKTPLGKKRMKLLKDQDAAEEAKLAKEKKKK; encoded by the exons ATGTCCGAGGC agcttaccaGCGCCTCTGGGACTCCTCCCACCTGATCTTGGAAGAGCTGCTGGACCAGGAGCCGCTGCTGGGGGAAGCCGTTTCGGAGCGCGAGCGGCAGTCCTTCCAGTACCGGCTCTCCTCGCTCTATCTGTACTACTTGGGGCTGCTGCGCCGCTTCGACACCCTCTACGACCAGATGGTGCAGCCGCAGAAGCGGCGGCTGCTGCGGCGGCTGCTGGACAGCGTGGCCTGCCGCGTGCTGGAGCTCAAAGACGATCTGGTTCGCGCCGACCTGTGTGAGACCCACTGCCTGGACCAAGTGCTGCAGGACTTAAAGCTCACCCCG GCAGACCTGGAGGTTCCGATTCCCAAGTATTTTGAGCTGGAGCGGTCCAGCACCCTGAAGGAGCGGGAACACGTGCTGACGGAGCTGCTGTCCAGACTGAAGCCAGAGATCTCAGAGGGG AGCTTTCCAATATTAAGCCGGACTGAGGCCATAATGCTACTGCAAAAGGCCGAGCGGGCCAGGCAAGGCAGGCTCCGGGCCATCTTCATGCGGGAGATTCGGAAAGAGGAGGAGCGAGACCGGAAGATTTGGGAGGAAGGTCGGTTCAAGTTCAGTCAGGATGAAGCAGCCATCACCATACAGAAG GTGTGGAAGGGTTACCTGCAGAGGAAACGCACTCAGCAGGACCGGCGAACCGAGATGGAGTTCATCGGCATG CTCCCCTCAGCCAGCCCGGCGGGGCCCGTGGGCACCCGGTCCCAGGCCAGCCTCGGGGCAGATGTGCGCAGGCTCCGCCAGGCCGAGAAGGAGGAGGAGTTCCAGCTGGCCGTGGTGAAGACCCGCGACCACCTCAGGGAGGTGGAGGGGCCCGACACGAAGGAGAAGATGAAGGAGCAGATCCGACAGTGGTTCATCGAGTGCCA TGCCCTCACCGGCCGATTCCCTGATTATCCAGACGAGTCTTTAGGTGGATCCTCCCTGATCTTTGCAGACAAGACTCCAGAACAG GTGAGGATGGAACTGGAGGTGCAAGTCCAGGAGAACAAAAAGAAGGAGCAAGAGAAAagtaaggagaaagaaaaggaggaaaaagagaaaaagaagaagggagaaaagacCAAGAAGGGA GAAGCAGACACGATGCTTAGAGCACTGCCTTCCAAATCCATCCCTGCAATTAACGCTGGCCACAAGGAGTACATGA ATCTATGGAAGAACCGGTTTGACAGCCTCTTTCCCAGCCAGAGTTTTGACTCTGAGACCCTCAAgatggaagagaggaaagaggtgGAACAGGAGATCCGGATACAG GTGGATGATCTGATGCGTCAGGAGCTGAAGAACCTGAGGTTGGCCGTGGACAGGGAGGAGACGAGACCTGCGAAGCCTCCAAAG AAGAAGGCAGGCAAGAAACCcgggaagaagaagaaggaaaaagacctGACCCCAGACAG GCCTATGGACTCCCTGTTTGAAGAACTCATCGTCTTAGGCCTTCTAAAGAAGAGCGAGACAGTGCCCTTGAAAGACTATGTTG gtgaCTGCCTCTACCTCGGATCAGCCCTGAACTTGGCAAACAAGCTGCCTATGCCCTCCCTGGCTGACATCAGGCAGAACATGGCCTTGTATGGGATTCTGCGGCTCG GCTCCCCAGATATACACGCCATGGCTCCCCTCATCCGCTCCATCCTCCTGGTGGGCCCCTCCGGCATGGGCAAGAAGATGCTGGTGAAGGCCGTATGCACGGAGACCGGTGCCAACTTTTTCGACCTGTCGCCGGAGAACCTGCAGGGCAAATACCCCGGCAAGACTGGCGGGCAGATGCTGGTACACGTTGTCTTTAAG GTGGCTCGGTACCTACAGCCCTCTGTGATCTGGATTGGGAATGCGGAGAAGACTTTCTACAAGCGGGTCcccaaagaagaggaggag ATGGACCCGAAGCGAATAAAGAAGGACCTCACCAAGGCCCTGCGGCTGCTGAGTCCCGGGGACCGCGTGATACTGATTGGGACCACCGACCGGCCGCAAGTGGCCGAGATGAAGGGCCTTTGCCGAACCTACGAGCGCATCCTCCTCCTGCCTCGGCCCGATTATGCCTCTCGTTATG TGCTCTGGAGGCATATGATTGAGGCCCAGGGAGTCCAGGGGACCCAGCACCTGGACATCAGCGCCCTGGCCAAGGTGTCCGATGGCTACACAGCTGGCTGCATCCTCCAAGCCATCCAGGCGGTGCTGACTGAGCGGCGGCTCCTGCAGCTGTCCAAGCGGCCCCTCCTGACCTCAGAGTTCCTGGGGCCCCTGGCGAAGCTGGACCCAGTgtacagggaggaggaggagtccCTGAAG GACTGGTACTTCAAGACCCCGCTGGGCAAGAAGAGGATGAAGCTTCTCAAGGACCAGGATGCTGCTGAGGAGGCCAAGCTggcaaaggagaagaagaagaagtga
- the LOC105609337 gene encoding histone H2B type 2-K1 — MSAEHGQLQQSGGRRGRSPGDKKSRRRSRRKETYSMYIYKVLKQVHPDIGISSKAMSIMNSFVNDLFERLAGEAARLAQYSGRTTLTSREVQTAVRLLLPGELAKHAVSEGTKAVTKYTSSK, encoded by the exons ATGAGCGCAGAGCACGGACAGCTGCAGCAGTCTGGGGGCCGGCGGGGCCGGAGTCCTGGGGACAAGAAGTCCAGAAGGCGCAGCCGGCGCAAAGAAACCTACTCCATGTACATCTACAAGGTGCTCAAGCAG GTGCACCCCGACATCGGCATCTCCTCCAAGGCCATGAGCATCATGAACTCGTTCGTGAATGATCTGTTTGAGCGGCTGGCCGGCGAGGCTGCCCGGTTGGCCCAGTACTCGGGCCGAACCACACTGACGTCCCGGGAGGTCCAGACAGCCGTGCGTCTGCTACTGCCTGGGGAGCTGGCCAAGCACGCCGTGTCCGAGGGCACCAAGGCCGTGACCAAGTACACCAGCTCCAAGTGA